One Thiocapsa bogorovii DNA segment encodes these proteins:
- a CDS encoding ABC transporter ATP-binding protein has translation MIRFEQVSKRFRRQTVLKGIDLVIERGHRVALVGSNGAGKTTLIRCLLGEYVCQGKVRVDDLDPREHRREVLGKIGFVPQLPPPLKMPVGQLIQFASGVCRADPRRMEAVATRLGLDAKAFRHQPFVKLSGGQKQKLLISIALGRDTDLLVMDEPAANLDPDARHIFFELLAERQDSVAMLISSHRLDEVAALVNRVIEMDQGLVVLDDRVADLVDLTSRLRCHLVLTRADDAFTRAVTPWGLRSSDRGISWDGWVAGADRLRFLGLLSRYAALLDSIRLDTATEPELAEVRYA, from the coding sequence ATGATCCGTTTCGAGCAGGTCAGCAAACGCTTTCGTCGCCAGACCGTTCTGAAGGGGATCGACCTCGTCATCGAGCGCGGACATCGCGTCGCCCTCGTCGGCTCCAACGGGGCCGGTAAGACTACGCTGATCCGCTGTCTGCTCGGGGAGTACGTCTGCCAAGGCAAGGTCCGTGTCGATGATCTGGACCCGCGCGAGCACCGACGCGAGGTGCTCGGCAAGATCGGATTCGTGCCACAGCTGCCGCCGCCGCTCAAGATGCCGGTCGGGCAATTGATCCAGTTCGCTTCCGGGGTCTGCCGTGCCGATCCGCGCCGCATGGAAGCGGTCGCGACACGGCTCGGGCTGGATGCGAAGGCATTTCGGCACCAGCCCTTCGTCAAGCTCTCGGGCGGCCAGAAGCAAAAGCTGCTGATCAGCATCGCCCTGGGTCGGGATACCGACTTGCTGGTCATGGACGAGCCCGCCGCCAACCTGGATCCCGACGCGCGGCACATCTTCTTCGAGCTGCTGGCCGAGCGACAAGACAGTGTCGCCATGCTCATCTCCAGCCATCGGCTGGACGAGGTCGCTGCACTCGTCAACCGGGTCATCGAGATGGACCAGGGCCTGGTCGTGCTCGACGATCGCGTCGCGGACCTGGTCGATCTCACTAGCCGTCTGCGCTGCCATTTGGTCCTGACCCGCGCGGACGACGCCTTTACGCGGGCGGTCACGCCATGGGGTCTGCGTAGCAGCGATCGGGGCATCAGCTGGGACGGCTGGGTCGCCGGGGCAGATCGGCTGCGGTTCCTCGGGCTGCTGTCGCGTTACGCCGCGCTGCTTGATTCCATCCGATTGGATACGGCGACCGAGCCGGAGTTGGCGGAGGTGCGGTATGCGTAA
- a CDS encoding addiction module protein, with translation MTSNPRQLPVSERTRLVEDLWDSIAAEQSALPLTDAQKRVLDQRLDAYECDGDSGRPAREAIAEIRTRS, from the coding sequence ATGACATCCAACCCGCGCCAATTGCCGGTTAGCGAGCGCACACGCCTGGTCGAAGACCTGTGGGACAGCATCGCGGCTGAGCAGTCGGCGCTCCCCTTGACCGATGCGCAGAAGCGGGTGCTGGACCAGCGGCTGGATGCCTATGAATGCGACGGAGACTCGGGCCGGCCGGCACGGGAGGCGATCGCGGAGATCAGGACCAGGAGTTGA
- a CDS encoding AAA family ATPase, which translates to MTVQRKIVIIAGPNGAGKTTFARELLPNEANCPIFVNADLIAAGLSPFRPEAAAFRAGRLMLEEIRRHVANGRSFAFETTLSGLTYAAMIDRWRADGYVVKLVFLSLPSAEEAIARVAVRVRQGGHDVPTDTVRRRFASGLDNFQNVYRHRVDYWQWFDNGGESPVLLAEGKKP; encoded by the coding sequence ATGACGGTCCAGAGGAAGATCGTCATCATCGCCGGCCCCAACGGCGCCGGGAAGACAACCTTCGCCCGCGAACTTCTGCCCAATGAGGCCAACTGCCCCATCTTCGTGAATGCCGACCTCATCGCCGCGGGACTGTCCCCGTTCCGACCGGAAGCGGCAGCGTTCCGCGCCGGACGGCTGATGTTGGAGGAGATACGCCGCCACGTCGCGAACGGGCGCAGCTTCGCCTTCGAGACCACGCTCTCCGGCCTGACCTATGCCGCCATGATCGACCGTTGGCGGGCCGACGGTTATGTCGTGAAGCTGGTCTTTCTATCATTGCCCTCGGCGGAAGAGGCCATCGCTCGAGTGGCCGTGCGCGTGCGTCAAGGCGGTCACGATGTCCCGACCGACACCGTCCGACGGCGCTTCGCATCCGGGCTCGACAACTTTCAGAATGTCTACCGCCATCGCGTCGATTACTGGCAATGGTTCGATAACGGCGGCGAATCGCCAGTCCTGTTAGCCGAGGGGAAGAAGCCATGA
- a CDS encoding c-type cytochrome, with protein sequence MNQSDLFQIAILAAAVCTAGTISAADTSDADRVHRAEPIDWNQGGGEQDEALHLEPDVENGMDVYEVCAACHLPEGWGTPDGTFPQLAGQHRGVLIKQMADIRAQNRDNPTMYPFSLPQSIGDAQALADVVAYIESLPMNPAWGKGPYGPGTEDYALGEQLYQDNCVKCHGETGMGDVEKFYPRINGQHYAYMVRQFEWIRDHKRRNANPEMVEQIKNFSDKDMQAVISYVSWQPVREEQLADSVDWKNPDFE encoded by the coding sequence ATGAATCAAAGTGACCTGTTTCAAATCGCTATCCTAGCGGCGGCCGTCTGTACGGCCGGAACGATCTCGGCAGCGGACACGAGCGACGCCGACCGCGTCCATCGCGCCGAACCCATCGATTGGAATCAAGGCGGAGGCGAACAGGACGAAGCCCTGCATCTCGAGCCTGACGTCGAGAACGGCATGGACGTCTATGAGGTCTGTGCCGCGTGTCATCTGCCCGAAGGATGGGGCACACCGGACGGGACCTTCCCGCAACTGGCCGGCCAGCATCGCGGTGTGCTGATCAAGCAGATGGCGGATATCCGCGCACAAAATCGGGACAATCCGACCATGTATCCCTTCTCGCTTCCGCAATCGATCGGCGATGCACAAGCGCTGGCCGATGTGGTCGCCTATATCGAAAGCCTGCCGATGAACCCGGCTTGGGGGAAGGGACCGTATGGACCCGGGACCGAAGACTATGCTCTGGGCGAGCAACTCTACCAGGACAACTGCGTGAAATGCCACGGCGAGACCGGGATGGGCGACGTGGAGAAATTCTATCCGCGTATCAACGGTCAGCACTATGCGTACATGGTTCGCCAGTTCGAATGGATCCGTGACCATAAGCGCCGCAATGCCAATCCGGAGATGGTCGAACAGATCAAGAACTTCTCCGACAAGGATATGCAAGCGGTCATCAGCTATGTCTCTTGGCAACCCGTTCGCGAGGAGCAGTTAGCCGACTCGGTCGATTGGAAGAACCCGGACTTCGAATGA
- a CDS encoding NapH/MauN family ferredoxin-type protein, translating to MSYFVESLRQLLGLKPIKPTPEQIPIQTIYKEKRKTPLSREALHAVEAGHARSANRHKWRNRRWITLIVVNLLFVVSYVLDVQLVEGALTASRVIGFHLADLNSALQVTLAYKHIVVNLLIGTLTVLVLWILLGGRTFCSWVCPYHLVAEWAESLHLWLAKRGWAIDIQFHRTVRAVFYVVFALLALLTGYTVFETISPTGILSRALIYGPGLALLWILALLVFEVLLSRRAWCRYICPIGITYGLVGVVSPLRVQYNMRSCHHEGDCRKICMVPHVLDVTIRGRAQGLTTDIGADCTRCGLCVDICPTSSLSYTFKGLEKAL from the coding sequence ATGAGCTACTTCGTCGAATCGCTGCGCCAATTGCTCGGGCTCAAACCGATCAAGCCCACACCCGAGCAGATCCCGATCCAGACGATCTACAAGGAGAAGCGCAAGACGCCGCTGTCCCGCGAGGCGTTGCACGCGGTCGAGGCGGGTCACGCACGCAGCGCGAACCGCCACAAATGGCGCAATCGCCGCTGGATCACCTTGATCGTGGTGAACCTGCTGTTCGTCGTGTCCTACGTGCTCGACGTGCAGTTGGTCGAGGGCGCGCTGACTGCCTCGCGCGTCATCGGCTTCCACCTGGCCGATCTGAACTCGGCGCTGCAGGTCACGCTCGCATACAAGCACATCGTCGTCAACCTGCTGATCGGCACCCTGACCGTCCTGGTGCTCTGGATCCTGCTCGGCGGGCGGACCTTCTGCTCTTGGGTCTGTCCCTATCATCTGGTCGCCGAATGGGCCGAGTCGCTGCACCTGTGGCTCGCCAAGCGCGGCTGGGCGATCGACATCCAGTTCCATCGCACCGTTCGGGCGGTCTTCTATGTCGTCTTCGCCCTGCTTGCGCTGCTGACCGGCTATACCGTCTTCGAAACCATCTCGCCGACCGGGATCCTCAGCCGCGCGCTCATCTACGGTCCCGGCCTGGCGCTGCTCTGGATCCTCGCCCTGCTGGTCTTCGAGGTGCTGCTCTCGCGCCGGGCCTGGTGCCGCTATATCTGCCCGATCGGCATCACCTACGGCCTCGTCGGTGTCGTCTCGCCGCTGCGGGTGCAGTACAACATGCGCAGCTGCCATCACGAGGGCGACTGCCGGAAGATCTGCATGGTGCCGCATGTGCTCGACGTCACCATTCGCGGCCGTGCGCAAGGACTCACCACCGACATCGGCGCGGACTGCACCCGCTGCGGTCTCTGCGTCGACATCTGTCCGACCAGCTCGCTGAGCTACACATTCAAGGGACTGGAGAAGGCCCTATGA
- a CDS encoding type I restriction-modification system subunit M: protein MTGNALKNIEQIEASLWDAADQLRSNSKLTSSEYVMPVLGIIFLRHAANRYYAAKAAIEADQAAGKMPKRPLLQADFKKRRAMLLPREAQFDELLRLPKDADLGAALLGAMNAIEAAFPPLADQLPKDYEGFDPDLLENLLRIFDSEALRTASGDVFGRIYEYFLMKFAMQGAQDNGEFFTPPSLVQTIVNVIEPDHGVVFDPACGSGGMFVQSSHFVEERGRDTSHEVTFYGQEKTGTTIRLANMNLAVHGLEGDIREANTFYEDLHSLFGRCDFVMANPPFNVDMVDASRVSGDCRLPFGLPGITKNKQTKKETVSNGNYLWISYFWSYLSETGRAGFVMSSQASSGGHGEALVRRKLVETGDVDVMIAIRSNFFYTRTVPCELWHLDRGKPEERRDLVLMIDARNVYRKVTRKIYDFSPEQLANLTAIVWLYRGQRQRFLDLVAGYFDRIRDEIALIEDAVLAFEERLVEIEDGLKAFADGVGGIAGIDEAQRKPLADALTELTETESAYETDRATLLNTLATFAEVTSKTPPDSNEEQHAARHAFAPLADRTKGLVKQIDLLYKLAARAAQLAQDLTRDEPEGANSFVRDAKAMSRRLKPLDADRKTAVEQLKLAVYFHRQILWLQERFPEAEFVAVPGLCKAVTRAEIEAADWSLTPGRYVGVAPPEEDENFDFEQTLRDIHIELADLNREAAELAARIQENFEELGV, encoded by the coding sequence ATGACAGGGAACGCCCTCAAAAACATCGAGCAGATCGAAGCCAGCCTCTGGGATGCGGCCGACCAGCTCCGCTCCAACTCCAAGCTGACCTCCAGCGAATATGTGATGCCCGTGCTCGGCATCATCTTTCTGCGCCACGCCGCCAATCGGTACTACGCCGCTAAAGCCGCCATCGAGGCCGATCAGGCGGCGGGCAAGATGCCCAAGCGCCCGCTGCTCCAGGCCGATTTCAAGAAGCGCCGGGCGATGCTGCTGCCGCGGGAGGCGCAGTTCGATGAGCTACTGAGGCTCCCGAAAGACGCCGACCTGGGAGCAGCACTGCTCGGCGCCATGAACGCCATCGAGGCCGCGTTCCCGCCGCTCGCCGATCAGCTTCCGAAGGACTACGAGGGTTTCGATCCCGATCTGCTCGAAAACCTGCTCCGAATCTTCGACAGCGAGGCCCTGCGTACCGCATCGGGCGATGTCTTCGGCCGTATCTACGAATACTTCCTGATGAAGTTCGCCATGCAGGGGGCGCAGGACAACGGCGAATTCTTCACGCCGCCCTCGCTGGTGCAGACCATCGTCAACGTCATCGAGCCCGATCACGGCGTCGTCTTCGACCCGGCCTGCGGGTCGGGTGGCATGTTCGTGCAGTCGAGCCACTTCGTCGAGGAGCGAGGACGAGACACCAGCCATGAGGTCACCTTCTACGGCCAAGAGAAGACCGGCACCACGATCCGGCTGGCCAACATGAACCTCGCCGTGCATGGGCTCGAAGGCGACATCCGCGAGGCCAACACCTTCTACGAGGACCTGCACAGCCTCTTCGGCCGATGCGACTTCGTCATGGCCAATCCGCCCTTCAACGTCGACATGGTCGATGCATCCCGCGTCTCGGGCGATTGCCGTCTGCCGTTTGGACTCCCAGGCATCACGAAGAACAAGCAGACGAAAAAGGAGACCGTCTCCAACGGCAACTACCTGTGGATCTCCTACTTCTGGAGCTATTTGAGCGAGACGGGGCGGGCCGGTTTCGTCATGTCGTCTCAAGCCTCCAGTGGCGGCCATGGCGAGGCGTTGGTGCGCCGCAAGCTGGTCGAGACCGGCGATGTGGACGTGATGATCGCCATCCGTTCCAACTTCTTCTACACCCGCACCGTCCCCTGTGAGCTGTGGCACCTGGACCGCGGCAAACCTGAGGAGCGGCGCGACCTGGTACTGATGATCGACGCGCGCAACGTCTATCGGAAGGTCACACGCAAGATCTACGACTTCAGCCCCGAGCAGCTCGCCAACCTGACGGCCATCGTCTGGCTCTACCGAGGGCAGCGGCAGCGCTTCCTGGATTTGGTCGCGGGCTACTTCGACCGAATACGCGACGAGATCGCCCTGATCGAGGATGCCGTGCTCGCATTCGAGGAACGGCTCGTCGAGATCGAGGACGGACTCAAGGCATTTGCCGATGGAGTCGGCGGCATCGCGGGCATCGACGAAGCGCAACGGAAACCGCTGGCCGATGCCCTGACCGAGTTGACCGAGACCGAGAGCGCCTACGAGACCGATCGCGCCACCCTGCTCAACACCCTGGCCACCTTCGCCGAGGTGACGAGCAAGACACCGCCCGACAGCAACGAGGAACAGCACGCCGCCCGACACGCCTTCGCCCCGCTCGCCGATCGCACCAAGGGACTGGTCAAGCAGATCGACCTGCTCTACAAGCTCGCCGCCCGCGCCGCGCAACTGGCCCAAGACCTCACCCGCGATGAGCCTGAAGGGGCGAATTCATTCGTCCGCGACGCCAAGGCCATGTCACGCCGCCTCAAACCGCTCGACGCCGACCGCAAGACCGCGGTCGAGCAGCTCAAACTCGCCGTCTATTTCCACCGTCAGATCCTCTGGCTCCAGGAGCGCTTCCCCGAGGCCGAATTTGTCGCCGTGCCGGGTCTGTGCAAGGCCGTCACCCGCGCAGAGATCGAGGCCGCCGACTGGAGCCTGACGCCTGGTCGCTATGTCGGCGTCGCGCCACCCGAGGAGGACGAGAACTTCGACTTCGAGCAGACGCTGCGGGACATCCATATCGAGTTGGCGGACCTGAATCGCGAGGCGGCCGAACTGGCGGCAAGGATTCAGGAGAATTTTGAGGAGTTGGGGGTGTGA
- a CDS encoding c-type cytochrome, producing MNALKSVLISIAAAITASLPVLAMDGAELYVTKTCVACHGKDAKTPLLPIYPKLAGQSPDYAYNQMVDIKSGARSNGMTAAMRGVMHLVNEEEMRAIANWLATLN from the coding sequence ATGAACGCCTTGAAGTCCGTTCTAATCTCGATCGCCGCGGCGATAACGGCATCCTTGCCCGTTCTCGCCATGGACGGCGCCGAGCTCTATGTCACCAAGACCTGTGTGGCCTGTCACGGCAAGGACGCCAAGACGCCCCTTCTGCCCATCTATCCAAAGCTCGCGGGACAAAGCCCGGATTACGCCTACAATCAAATGGTGGATATTAAAAGCGGCGCTCGTAGCAACGGCATGACTGCGGCGATGAGGGGTGTCATGCACCTCGTCAACGAGGAGGAGATGCGAGCCATCGCAAACTGGCTCGCCACCCTGAACTGA
- a CDS encoding restriction endonuclease subunit S has translation MSWAKRNFEELVEFHDHERIPLSTLVRETRQGEYPYYGAQGIIDSIDDFIFDGEYVLIAEDGANLVTRKEPTARVVHGQFWVNNHAHVVRARKGIATNRFLNLLLNHSDLRGYVTGAAQPKLSQGNLRKVTFLCPSYQEQLRIEAVVSEYDDLIENNRRRMALLEEAARQLYREWFVRLRFPGHEHTRIIDGLPEGWERRSLNDLAEFQLGKMLDARKNRGELRPYLANINVRWGQIDLSYLREMPFEEHEIDKYGLRYGDIVMCEGGEPGRCAIWKGQAPGMMFQKAIHRIRAAESFDHHFLYYSLYYKGISGQLAGLFTGATIKHLPREKLAKVDVKVPPRRLIGLFSEHVGPIEQQIGILQAAARRATEARDLLLPRLMSGEIAV, from the coding sequence GTGAGTTGGGCTAAACGGAACTTCGAGGAATTGGTTGAGTTCCACGATCACGAACGCATTCCCCTTTCGACGCTTGTACGCGAAACCCGTCAGGGCGAATATCCATACTATGGAGCACAAGGAATCATTGACTCAATCGACGATTTCATATTCGACGGTGAGTATGTACTGATAGCTGAGGATGGAGCGAATCTCGTAACGAGAAAAGAGCCTACTGCACGAGTAGTGCACGGTCAATTCTGGGTTAACAACCATGCACACGTTGTAAGAGCAAGAAAGGGGATAGCTACAAACAGATTTCTCAACCTCTTACTGAATCACTCTGATCTTCGCGGTTACGTCACTGGTGCTGCTCAGCCGAAACTGTCACAAGGCAATCTGCGGAAAGTGACGTTTCTTTGCCCGAGTTATCAAGAACAGCTTCGAATCGAAGCTGTTGTGTCGGAGTACGACGACCTGATCGAAAACAACCGCCGCCGGATGGCGCTGTTGGAGGAGGCAGCGCGGCAACTCTACCGGGAATGGTTCGTCCGCCTGCGCTTCCCCGGCCACGAGCACACTCGCATCATCGACGGTTTGCCGGAGGGCTGGGAAAGAAGATCGTTGAACGACCTCGCCGAGTTTCAACTTGGGAAGATGCTCGATGCACGAAAGAACAGAGGTGAACTTCGACCTTATCTTGCCAACATCAATGTGCGATGGGGTCAGATCGATCTCAGTTATCTTCGGGAGATGCCTTTTGAAGAGCACGAAATCGACAAGTACGGCTTGAGGTATGGCGACATCGTCATGTGCGAGGGTGGCGAGCCAGGCCGTTGCGCCATCTGGAAGGGTCAAGCTCCCGGGATGATGTTTCAGAAGGCGATCCATCGTATTCGTGCCGCCGAGAGCTTTGACCACCACTTTCTCTACTACAGCCTCTATTACAAGGGCATATCCGGGCAATTGGCGGGGCTTTTCACAGGCGCAACAATCAAGCATCTGCCTCGCGAGAAGCTCGCAAAAGTAGACGTGAAAGTGCCGCCTAGACGTCTGATCGGACTATTCTCCGAACATGTCGGCCCTATCGAGCAGCAGATTGGCATACTGCAAGCCGCAGCGAGACGAGCGACCGAGGCCCGCGACCTCCTCCTCCCCCGCCTCATGAGCGGCGAGATTGCGGTATGA
- a CDS encoding 4Fe-4S binding protein, whose translation MNEKPTAQPKTKQKSKRKTKKLREQGRREFLRSTALLIGMVGASLAGLIPLIGQANARLRPPGALKDRLDEQGFLSACIKCGQCVQVCPVEAIKLADLNDGVGVGAPHIEARDQACDFSCDGLQCVLACPTGALTHDIDYPAETRMGFARVARPGRCLAVRGQPFKGAARGPDHPALLRFESVDRWNPIPLAEHPFDLPLCDLCVRLCPIEIRIAQCEAGTPPSGDPNQCPPLHAIRMQPMPDGRTATPVVEDGCVGCGVCEMVCPAEPAAIVVEIHRSADFQ comes from the coding sequence ATGAACGAGAAACCGACTGCCCAACCGAAGACGAAGCAGAAATCGAAGCGCAAGACCAAGAAGCTGCGCGAGCAAGGCCGGCGTGAGTTCCTGCGCAGCACAGCCCTCCTGATCGGGATGGTAGGGGCCTCGCTCGCCGGGCTCATTCCGCTGATCGGCCAGGCCAACGCGCGTCTACGCCCGCCGGGCGCGCTCAAGGATCGGCTCGACGAGCAGGGATTCCTCTCGGCCTGCATCAAGTGCGGCCAGTGCGTGCAGGTCTGCCCGGTCGAGGCGATCAAGCTGGCGGATCTCAACGACGGTGTCGGCGTAGGCGCGCCACACATCGAGGCGCGCGACCAGGCCTGCGACTTCTCCTGCGACGGGCTGCAATGCGTGCTGGCCTGTCCGACCGGGGCACTGACACACGATATCGACTATCCCGCCGAGACGCGGATGGGATTTGCGCGAGTCGCCCGGCCGGGCCGCTGCCTCGCCGTGCGCGGTCAGCCCTTCAAGGGTGCTGCGCGCGGCCCGGATCACCCCGCATTGCTGCGCTTCGAGTCCGTCGACCGCTGGAATCCGATCCCGCTGGCCGAGCATCCGTTCGACCTGCCGCTGTGCGATCTGTGTGTCCGACTCTGCCCGATCGAGATCCGGATCGCCCAATGCGAGGCCGGCACCCCGCCATCGGGCGATCCCAATCAGTGCCCACCCTTGCACGCCATCCGGATGCAACCGATGCCGGACGGACGCACCGCGACACCGGTCGTGGAAGACGGCTGTGTCGGGTGCGGCGTCTGCGAGATGGTCTGTCCCGCCGAGCCCGCCGCCATCGTGGTGGAGATCCATCGGAGCGCCGACTTCCAATGA
- a CDS encoding nitrous oxide reductase accessory protein NosL, translating to MLTLLVSACGGDPGQGPVEVKWDRDACKRCRMVLSDRLHSAQVRVPTPDGRSRVYRFDDIGCALIWLEERAERDDPATEIWVNDWRTGDWIDARTATYLRGQVTPMEYGLGAQPEAAPDGLNFPQAKAHVFDVEARFNVHGGHLDANSAPPGAASDQVPPTEQTHDHAD from the coding sequence GTGCTGACACTCCTCGTTTCCGCCTGCGGCGGCGATCCGGGACAGGGACCGGTCGAGGTGAAATGGGACCGCGATGCCTGCAAGCGTTGCCGCATGGTCCTCTCTGACCGTCTGCACTCAGCTCAGGTGCGTGTCCCGACACCGGACGGGCGTTCGCGCGTCTATCGCTTCGACGATATCGGATGCGCGCTGATCTGGCTCGAAGAGCGTGCCGAGCGCGATGATCCGGCCACCGAGATCTGGGTGAACGACTGGCGCACCGGGGACTGGATCGATGCGCGCACCGCGACCTATCTGCGCGGCCAGGTCACGCCGATGGAATACGGCCTCGGCGCCCAACCCGAGGCCGCGCCGGACGGGCTCAACTTCCCGCAAGCCAAGGCGCACGTCTTCGATGTCGAAGCCCGGTTCAACGTCCACGGCGGACATCTGGATGCCAACTCGGCGCCGCCCGGCGCGGCATCGGATCAGGTCCCGCCGACCGAGCAAACGCATGACCACGCCGATTGA
- a CDS encoding ABC transporter permease has translation MREFWLTAQTDLLESFRAKWFVAYTLVFGGLVVLLFAFGLTESRIMGFTGLSRLMVTYIQLAMAILPVFVLITTVRSVAGDREAGVYEYLLSLPIGLAPWYWGKLAGRFLVVFLPVFLAMIGAIVWGSVKGAAVPWLVFIWYTALLMALAWCFLGIGMLLSTLSRSADVAQASAFVVWLTLLLFLDLILLGTLIRNQIPPETVVGIALANPMQVFRTAAMLLLDSQLVMLGPSAYVILDNFGQAGYMAYAIVYPMLLGTACAFGGYLLFRRGDLP, from the coding sequence ATGCGTGAATTCTGGCTGACCGCCCAAACCGATCTCCTCGAGTCGTTTCGGGCCAAGTGGTTCGTCGCCTACACGCTCGTCTTCGGCGGACTGGTCGTTCTGCTGTTCGCCTTCGGACTGACCGAGTCGCGGATCATGGGATTTACCGGGCTGTCCCGCCTGATGGTGACCTACATCCAGCTCGCCATGGCCATCCTGCCGGTCTTCGTGCTCATCACCACCGTGCGTTCGGTGGCCGGCGACCGCGAGGCCGGCGTCTACGAATACCTGCTCTCGCTGCCCATCGGTCTGGCGCCTTGGTACTGGGGCAAGCTCGCCGGGCGCTTCCTGGTCGTCTTCCTGCCCGTGTTCCTCGCGATGATCGGCGCGATCGTCTGGGGCTCGGTCAAAGGGGCTGCGGTACCTTGGTTGGTCTTCATCTGGTACACGGCTCTGCTGATGGCGCTCGCCTGGTGTTTTCTCGGCATCGGGATGCTGCTCTCGACCCTCAGCCGTTCGGCAGACGTCGCCCAGGCCTCGGCCTTCGTCGTTTGGTTGACGCTCCTGCTGTTCCTGGACCTCATTCTGCTCGGCACCCTGATCCGCAATCAGATCCCGCCCGAGACGGTCGTCGGCATCGCCCTGGCCAACCCCATGCAGGTCTTCCGCACCGCGGCCATGCTCCTGCTCGATTCGCAGCTGGTCATGCTCGGCCCGTCCGCCTACGTCATCCTCGACAACTTCGGGCAGGCCGGTTACATGGCCTATGCGATTGTCTACCCGATGCTTCTCGGCACCGCCTGTGCCTTCGGCGGGTATCTGCTCTTCCGTCGGGGCGACCTACCGTAG
- the nosD gene encoding nitrous oxide reductase family maturation protein NosD, with the protein MNPIRLACAGLLLIPAWVGAAYPSLQPLVDAAETGSVLTPEPGIYAGPVRVDKRLTIDGRDRVTIDGGGKGTIVLLETDGATLRNLHLTNSGSSHNDLDSGVQVRGKFNVITDNRIDNALFGVDLQQSENNIVRRNDISSKPVDLGVRGDAIRLWYSFNNEVTDNIIRNARDTVVWYSRDNLIARNDARGGRYSLHFMYSKGNRVEGNHYEGNTVGIFLMYSDGIVVRNNLIANATGTTGIGIGFKETSDVVIEGNRILYCAEGLYLDVSPYQPGSINYFRDNLIAYNGIGIRFINDWQGNVLTGNRFKGNTTQVVVEGGKTANRNTWDGNYWDDYEGFDRNDDGVGDSPHAIQAFADRLWMDVPPAQFFKGSPMLEVIDFLERLAPFSTPDLLVRDEHPLWDADTEVVLAVPQAGLAGGSEWELDPDTEAEAPAPDVAPGGYDAYEALRRSLGRD; encoded by the coding sequence ATGAACCCGATCCGGCTTGCTTGCGCTGGACTGCTCCTGATCCCTGCATGGGTCGGGGCCGCCTACCCGTCACTGCAGCCTCTGGTCGACGCCGCGGAAACGGGCTCGGTGCTTACGCCCGAGCCCGGCATCTACGCCGGCCCCGTGCGCGTGGACAAGCGGCTGACCATCGACGGTCGCGATCGGGTGACGATCGACGGGGGCGGCAAGGGCACTATCGTGCTACTCGAAACCGACGGGGCGACGCTTCGGAACCTGCATCTCACCAACTCGGGCAGCTCGCACAACGACCTGGATTCGGGCGTGCAGGTTCGGGGCAAGTTCAACGTGATCACGGACAACCGCATCGATAACGCCCTGTTCGGCGTCGACCTGCAGCAGTCCGAAAACAATATCGTGCGGCGTAATGACATCTCCTCCAAGCCGGTCGATCTGGGTGTGCGGGGCGATGCGATCCGGCTCTGGTACAGCTTTAACAACGAGGTGACCGACAACATCATCCGCAACGCGCGCGACACCGTGGTTTGGTACTCGCGCGACAACCTGATCGCTCGCAACGACGCACGCGGCGGGCGCTATTCGCTGCATTTCATGTACTCGAAGGGCAACCGCGTCGAGGGCAACCACTACGAGGGCAACACGGTCGGGATCTTCCTCATGTACAGCGACGGCATCGTCGTTCGCAACAACCTGATCGCCAATGCCACCGGCACGACCGGCATCGGGATCGGCTTCAAGGAGACCTCGGACGTCGTCATCGAGGGCAATCGCATCCTGTATTGCGCCGAGGGCCTGTATCTGGACGTTTCGCCCTACCAGCCGGGCAGCATCAATTATTTTCGCGACAACCTGATCGCCTACAACGGCATCGGGATCCGCTTCATCAACGACTGGCAGGGCAACGTCCTGACCGGGAATCGGTTCAAGGGCAACACCACTCAGGTCGTCGTTGAAGGCGGCAAGACCGCCAACCGCAACACCTGGGACGGCAACTACTGGGACGACTACGAGGGCTTCGACCGAAACGACGACGGCGTCGGCGACTCGCCGCATGCCATTCAAGCCTTCGCCGACCGGCTCTGGATGGACGTGCCCCCGGCGCAGTTCTTCAAGGGCTCCCCGATGCTCGAGGTCATCGATTTCCTTGAGCGCCTCGCCCCCTTTTCGACTCCGGATCTTCTGGTGCGCGACGAGCATCCGCTGTGGGACGCCGATACCGAGGTCGTACTCGCCGTACCGCAAGCCGGATTGGCCGGCGGCTCGGAGTGGGAGCTGGATCCGGACACCGAGGCCGAGGCGCCTGCCCCGGACGTCGCACCGGGCGGCTATGACGCCTACGAGGCGTTGCGTCGCTCGCTCGGGAGGGATTGA